One Micromonospora sp. FIMYZ51 genomic window carries:
- a CDS encoding acetoin utilization protein AcuC — protein MSDDTVVVWDESLLAYDLGDHPLDPVRVELTIALARELGVLQRPGVRLVRPAPADDALLTRVHDPRYLDAVRIAPGDPLFAGFGLGTSDNPVFERMHESSALIAGATVAAAEAVWRGEARRAVNVAGGLHHAMPARAAGFCVYNDPAVAIARLLDLGAERIAYVDVDVHHGDGVQQIFWDDPRVLTVSLHETPLALFPGTGFPDETGGPNAAGTAVNVPLPPGVTDAGWQRAFHAIVPSVLRAFRPQLLFTQCGADAHHKDPLADLHLSVDGQRATYLALRALADELCDGRWVATGGGGYALVEVVPRAWTHLLAVATGAPLEPAVLTPPAWRELAAARRPGFDVPLRMTDDVDPGYEPWQPTGEPNPVDRAIAATRKAVFPLLGLDPHDPRD, from the coding sequence ATGTCCGACGACACGGTGGTGGTGTGGGACGAGTCGCTGCTCGCCTACGACCTCGGTGACCATCCGCTCGATCCGGTGCGGGTCGAGTTGACCATCGCGCTCGCCCGGGAACTCGGCGTCCTGCAACGCCCCGGTGTGCGGCTGGTCCGGCCGGCACCGGCCGACGACGCGCTGCTGACCCGGGTGCACGATCCGCGTTATCTGGACGCGGTGCGGATCGCACCGGGCGACCCGCTCTTCGCCGGCTTCGGGCTGGGCACTTCGGACAACCCGGTCTTCGAGCGGATGCACGAGTCCAGCGCGCTGATTGCCGGGGCGACCGTGGCCGCCGCCGAGGCGGTGTGGCGTGGCGAGGCCCGCCGGGCGGTGAACGTGGCCGGCGGCCTGCATCACGCCATGCCGGCGCGGGCCGCCGGGTTCTGCGTCTACAACGACCCGGCGGTGGCCATCGCCCGGCTGCTCGACCTCGGCGCGGAGCGGATCGCGTACGTCGACGTCGACGTGCACCACGGCGACGGGGTGCAGCAGATCTTCTGGGACGACCCGCGGGTGCTCACGGTGAGCCTGCACGAGACCCCGCTGGCGCTCTTTCCCGGCACCGGCTTTCCCGACGAGACCGGCGGCCCGAACGCGGCGGGCACCGCGGTCAATGTCCCATTGCCGCCCGGGGTGACGGATGCCGGCTGGCAGCGCGCCTTCCACGCGATCGTCCCGTCGGTTTTGCGGGCGTTCCGTCCGCAGTTGCTGTTCACCCAGTGCGGCGCGGACGCCCACCACAAGGACCCGCTCGCCGACCTGCATCTCTCCGTCGACGGTCAGCGGGCCACCTATCTGGCGTTGCGGGCGCTCGCCGACGAGTTGTGCGACGGGCGTTGGGTGGCCACCGGCGGCGGCGGTTACGCGTTGGTGGAGGTGGTGCCCCGAGCCTGGACGCACCTGCTGGCGGTGGCCACCGGCGCACCGCTGGAGCCGGCCGTGCTGACCCCACCGGCCTGGCGGGAGTTGGCTGCGGCCCGCCGCCCCGGCTTCGACGTGCCGCTGCGGATGACCGATGACGTCGATCCGGGGTACGAGCCGTGGCAACCCACCGGCGAGCCCAACCCGGTGGACCGGGCGATCGCCGCCACCCGCAAGGCGGTCTTCCCGCTGCTCGGCCTCGATCCGCACGATCCACGCGACTGA
- a CDS encoding metalloregulator ArsR/SmtB family transcription factor: MHSDLDATFAALADPTRRAILARLATGDATVTELAAPFAMSQPAISKHLRVLERAGLISRSRVAQRRPCRLEADPLREATAWLAAYRDHWAERYQRLDALLDELHAMENADRNGEAP, from the coding sequence GTGCACAGCGATCTGGACGCCACCTTCGCGGCGTTGGCCGACCCGACCCGGCGGGCGATTCTCGCCCGGCTGGCGACCGGCGACGCGACCGTCACCGAACTCGCCGCGCCCTTCGCGATGAGCCAACCGGCGATCTCCAAGCACCTGCGGGTGCTGGAGCGGGCCGGTCTCATCAGCCGCAGTCGGGTGGCGCAGCGCCGCCCCTGCCGGCTGGAGGCGGATCCGCTACGGGAGGCCACCGCCTGGCTGGCGGCGTACCGGGACCACTGGGCGGAGCGCTACCAACGCCTCGACGCCCTGCTCGACGAACTGCACGCGATGGAGAACGCCGACCGCAACGGCGAGGCGCCGTGA
- a CDS encoding metal-dependent transcriptional regulator → MKSHDLVDTTEMYLRTILELEEEGVPPLRARIAERLRQSGPTVSQTVARMERDGLLTVEGDRHLSLTELGRSTAVSVMRKHRLAELLLVNVIGMPYEEAHEEACRWEHVMSDAVEKRVYDLLNRPTRSPYGNPIPGLEALGSPGEAEPEPTDAERNLAFPGLTGKVIVRRICESVQTDATVLRQLHAAGVDPGAMVTVAQERDGVSIDRSGESVRLPREVASRVFVAAA, encoded by the coding sequence GTGAAAAGTCATGACCTAGTGGACACGACCGAGATGTATTTGCGTACGATCCTCGAACTCGAGGAGGAGGGCGTGCCGCCGTTGCGCGCCCGGATCGCCGAACGGTTGCGCCAGAGTGGCCCCACCGTCAGCCAGACCGTCGCCCGGATGGAGCGCGACGGCCTGCTCACCGTCGAGGGTGACCGGCACCTGAGCCTCACCGAGCTGGGCCGCAGCACCGCCGTGTCGGTGATGCGCAAGCACCGGCTCGCCGAGCTGCTGCTGGTGAACGTGATCGGGATGCCCTACGAGGAGGCCCACGAGGAGGCCTGCCGCTGGGAGCACGTGATGAGCGACGCGGTCGAGAAGCGGGTCTACGACCTGCTCAATCGGCCGACCCGGTCGCCGTACGGCAACCCCATCCCCGGCCTGGAGGCGCTCGGCTCGCCGGGTGAGGCCGAGCCGGAGCCGACCGACGCGGAGCGCAACCTGGCCTTCCCCGGCCTGACCGGCAAGGTGATCGTCCGGCGGATCTGCGAGAGCGTGCAGACGGACGCGACGGTGCTCCGGCAGCTGCACGCCGCCGGGGTCGACCCGGGCGCCATGGTCACGGTCGCCCAGGAACGCGACGGGGTCTCCATCGACCGCTCCGGGGAGAGCGTCCGGCTGCCCCGCGAGGTCGCGTCCCGGGTCTTCGTCGCCGCCGCCTGA
- a CDS encoding DUF5522 domain-containing protein — protein MSGERRRLAARPLTEPHPSRLSPEHPERERILAAHADALAAGEAGYLDPATGLFVLTAGFLAQRGTCCGRGCRHCPYLR, from the coding sequence ATGAGCGGTGAGCGACGGCGCCTGGCGGCACGGCCCCTGACCGAGCCACATCCGTCTCGGCTGTCACCCGAGCACCCGGAGCGGGAGCGGATCCTGGCGGCCCACGCCGACGCGCTGGCCGCCGGGGAGGCCGGCTACCTCGACCCGGCCACCGGCCTCTTCGTGCTCACCGCAGGCTTTCTCGCCCAGCGTGGGACCTGCTGCGGTCGGGGCTGCCGGCACTGCCCGTACCTGCGATGA
- a CDS encoding sulfurtransferase, with the protein MSDTEELLVEAGRLAAELDAADPPTLLDVRWRLIGPPGRDDYAAGHLPGAVFVDLDTALCGPPGPAGRHPLPDPAALQAALRAAGVRAGHPVVVYDGGDGMAAARAWWTLRWAGHRPVRLLSGGYPAWLAAGLPTSTDAPIPVAGDVVVAPGALPVLDATAAARLAAGGDGVLLDVRAAPRYRGEHEPIDPVAGHVPGAVNLPAPEYVTEGRFPAAEVLRDRFAAVGVADGAAVGAYCGSGVTAAQAVLALHLAGRPDAALYVGSWSNWVADPDRPVARS; encoded by the coding sequence ATGTCCGACACCGAGGAGCTTCTGGTCGAGGCCGGGCGGCTCGCCGCCGAACTCGACGCGGCCGATCCGCCCACCCTGCTCGATGTCCGTTGGCGGCTGATCGGGCCGCCGGGTCGGGACGACTACGCGGCGGGGCACCTGCCCGGCGCGGTCTTCGTCGATCTGGATACCGCGTTGTGTGGCCCGCCGGGCCCGGCGGGGCGGCACCCGCTGCCCGACCCGGCCGCGTTGCAGGCGGCGTTGCGGGCCGCCGGGGTACGCGCCGGTCATCCGGTGGTGGTGTACGACGGTGGCGACGGAATGGCCGCGGCCCGTGCCTGGTGGACGCTGCGTTGGGCGGGGCACCGGCCGGTCCGGCTGCTCTCCGGCGGCTACCCGGCCTGGCTCGCCGCCGGGTTGCCCACAAGCACCGACGCGCCGATCCCGGTCGCGGGCGATGTGGTCGTCGCGCCGGGTGCCCTGCCGGTGCTCGACGCCACGGCCGCCGCCCGGCTGGCCGCTGGCGGCGATGGTGTGCTGCTCGACGTGCGTGCCGCCCCGCGCTATCGGGGCGAACACGAGCCGATCGATCCGGTCGCCGGTCACGTGCCGGGTGCGGTGAACCTGCCGGCGCCGGAGTACGTCACCGAGGGCCGGTTTCCGGCCGCCGAGGTGCTGCGTGACCGGTTCGCGGCCGTCGGGGTGGCCGACGGTGCGGCGGTCGGCGCGTACTGCGGCTCCGGGGTGACCGCCGCGCAGGCCGTGCTGGCGCTGCACCTCGCCGGCCGGCCGGACGCCGCGCTCTATGTCGGCTCCTGGAGCAACTGGGTCGCCGACCCGGATCGGCCGGTGGCCAGGTCGTGA
- a CDS encoding VOC family protein produces MNWTLEVVVVPVSDLDRAKAFYADQLGFVVDHDTKINDDVRIVQLTPPGSGCSIVIGKHAVPDMPPGSLKGLQLVVPDLHKARAELLERGVEVSEIQVVGKNPRPVPDPLDNVGFVFFQDPDGNGWAVQQISSRP; encoded by the coding sequence ATGAACTGGACCCTGGAAGTGGTGGTCGTACCCGTCTCGGACCTGGACCGGGCCAAGGCGTTCTACGCCGACCAGCTCGGCTTCGTCGTCGACCATGACACGAAAATCAACGACGACGTACGAATCGTGCAGTTGACCCCGCCCGGCTCGGGCTGCTCGATCGTGATCGGCAAGCACGCGGTGCCAGACATGCCGCCGGGTTCGTTGAAGGGTCTCCAACTCGTCGTGCCGGACCTGCACAAGGCCCGCGCCGAGCTGCTCGAACGAGGCGTCGAGGTGAGCGAAATCCAGGTGGTCGGGAAGAATCCCCGCCCGGTGCCGGACCCGCTGGACAACGTCGGCTTCGTCTTCTTCCAGGACCCGGACGGCAACGGCTGGGCGGTGCAGCAGATCTCCAGCCGCCCCTGA
- a CDS encoding GNAT family N-acetyltransferase, producing the protein MTTAEQAIDVLLSDGSTVQLRPIRPSDGPAIVAMHSRFSERTRYLRYFSPYPRIPERDLQRFVNVDHRDREAFVVLAGERIVAVGRYERLGPAAPDAEVAFVVEDAYQGRGIGSVLLEHLADAARRVGIVNFVAEVLPANGAMLRVFADFGYQIQRQFADGVVHLTFPIAPTEATLEVQRGREHRTEARSIARLLAPRGVAVYGASATGQGVGAAVLGHLRDGGFTGGVVPVHPTATRVAGLPAYPSAADAGLPVDLAVVAVPPESALAVVTDAAAAGVHGLVVISAGFAEAGVEGAAAQRALVRAAHAAGMRVIGPNCLGVANTDPTVRLNATLAPRLPVPGRVGIFSQSGAFGVALLAEADRRGLGLSSFVSAGNRADVSGNDLLQYWQDDPATDVIMLYLETFGNPRKFARLARRIGRDKPVVALASPARPPGVGDSVGPDATAVSALFAQSGVIRVDTVAELLDVGVLLANQPLPAGNRVGIVGNSSALTGLAATACAAQGLTVAVGYPRDVGPRASAAEFAEALAEAAAAETVDALVALFAPPLPGQFTGTEADFTAALPTALAEAKPAVATFLVGRAPAGMPSYPSVEEAVRALARVTAYADWLRRPPGVPPELPDIDRAAAQAALRVDGADPLALLGAYGIEVVASTPVGSAEEAVEAATRFGFPVALKAAAAGLRHRLDLGAVRLDLPDAAAVRRTYAELAAAFGTEVLVQPMVPPGVACVVELVEDPAFGPVVGFGLGGVATELLADRAWRAVPLTDRDAAELVDAPRAAPLLRGHRGAAPVDRQALADLLLRVGRLADEQPRVRALTLNPVLARPDGLSVLHATVLTGSAAPRPDTGPRRL; encoded by the coding sequence GTGACCACAGCCGAACAAGCCATTGACGTGCTGCTCAGCGACGGCAGCACGGTCCAGTTGCGACCCATCCGGCCCTCGGACGGGCCGGCGATCGTGGCCATGCACTCCCGCTTCTCCGAGCGCACCCGCTACCTGCGCTACTTCTCGCCGTACCCGCGCATTCCCGAGCGGGACCTGCAACGCTTCGTCAACGTCGACCACCGCGACCGGGAGGCGTTCGTGGTGCTGGCCGGCGAGCGGATCGTCGCTGTCGGCCGGTACGAGCGGCTCGGCCCGGCCGCACCGGACGCCGAGGTGGCCTTCGTGGTCGAGGACGCCTACCAGGGGCGGGGCATCGGGTCGGTGCTGCTGGAGCACCTCGCCGACGCCGCCCGGCGGGTCGGGATCGTCAACTTCGTCGCCGAGGTGTTGCCGGCCAACGGTGCGATGCTGCGGGTCTTCGCCGACTTCGGATACCAGATCCAGCGACAGTTCGCCGACGGCGTGGTGCACCTGACCTTCCCGATCGCGCCCACCGAGGCCACCCTGGAGGTGCAGCGCGGGCGGGAGCACCGCACCGAGGCCCGCTCCATCGCCCGGCTGCTCGCGCCGCGTGGCGTCGCGGTCTACGGTGCCAGCGCCACCGGCCAGGGCGTCGGCGCGGCGGTGCTCGGGCATCTGCGCGACGGCGGGTTCACCGGTGGGGTGGTGCCGGTGCATCCCACCGCCACCCGGGTGGCCGGGCTGCCCGCGTACCCGTCGGCGGCCGACGCGGGGCTGCCGGTCGACCTGGCGGTGGTCGCGGTGCCACCGGAGTCCGCGCTCGCGGTGGTCACGGACGCCGCCGCGGCCGGGGTACACGGCCTGGTCGTCATCTCCGCCGGCTTCGCCGAGGCCGGCGTCGAGGGTGCCGCCGCGCAGCGGGCGCTGGTCCGGGCGGCCCACGCGGCGGGCATGCGGGTGATCGGCCCGAACTGCCTGGGGGTGGCCAACACCGACCCGACGGTACGCCTCAACGCCACGCTCGCCCCGCGCCTGCCGGTACCCGGACGGGTCGGCATCTTCAGCCAGTCTGGCGCGTTCGGCGTGGCGCTGCTGGCCGAGGCCGATCGGCGCGGGCTCGGCCTGTCCAGCTTCGTCTCGGCCGGCAACCGGGCCGACGTCTCCGGCAACGACCTGTTGCAGTACTGGCAGGACGATCCCGCGACAGACGTGATCATGTTGTACCTGGAGACGTTCGGCAACCCGCGTAAGTTCGCCCGGCTGGCCCGGCGCATCGGCCGGGACAAGCCGGTGGTGGCCCTGGCCTCGCCGGCCCGCCCACCCGGGGTCGGCGACTCCGTCGGCCCGGACGCGACTGCGGTGAGTGCGCTGTTCGCCCAGTCCGGCGTGATCCGGGTGGACACCGTCGCCGAACTGCTCGATGTCGGGGTGCTGCTGGCCAACCAGCCGTTGCCGGCCGGAAACCGGGTGGGCATCGTCGGTAACTCCTCGGCGCTGACCGGCCTGGCGGCGACCGCCTGCGCGGCCCAGGGACTGACCGTTGCCGTGGGCTACCCCCGGGACGTCGGGCCGCGCGCCAGTGCGGCCGAGTTCGCCGAGGCGCTGGCCGAGGCCGCCGCCGCCGAGACCGTCGACGCGCTGGTGGCCCTCTTCGCGCCGCCGCTACCCGGCCAGTTCACCGGCACCGAGGCGGATTTCACCGCCGCCCTGCCCACCGCGCTCGCCGAGGCCAAGCCGGCGGTGGCGACCTTCCTGGTCGGTCGGGCACCGGCCGGGATGCCCTCCTATCCGAGCGTGGAGGAGGCGGTGCGGGCGCTCGCCCGGGTCACCGCGTACGCCGACTGGCTGCGCCGACCGCCCGGGGTGCCGCCCGAACTGCCCGATATCGACCGGGCGGCGGCCCAGGCGGCGCTGCGGGTCGACGGGGCCGATCCGCTGGCACTGCTCGGTGCGTACGGTATCGAGGTGGTCGCCTCGACTCCGGTCGGCTCGGCCGAGGAGGCCGTCGAGGCGGCGACCCGGTTCGGGTTCCCGGTGGCGTTGAAGGCGGCTGCGGCCGGCCTGCGGCACCGGCTCGACCTCGGCGCGGTTCGCCTCGACCTGCCCGACGCCGCCGCCGTGCGCCGGACGTACGCGGAACTGGCGGCGGCGTTCGGCACGGAGGTCCTGGTGCAGCCGATGGTGCCGCCCGGCGTGGCCTGCGTGGTGGAGTTGGTGGAGGATCCGGCGTTCGGCCCGGTGGTCGGATTCGGACTCGGCGGGGTCGCCACCGAACTGCTCGCCGACCGGGCCTGGCGGGCGGTGCCGTTGACCGACCGCGACGCCGCCGAGCTGGTGGACGCCCCCCGTGCGGCGCCACTGCTGCGTGGTCATCGCGGCGCCGCCCCGGTCGACCGGCAGGCCCTGGCCGACCTGCTGCTGCGGGTCGGTCGACTCGCCGACGAACAGCCCCGGGTCCGCGCCCTGACGTTGAACCCGGTGCTCGCCCGGCCGGACGGCCTGTCGGTGCTGCACGCGACCGTCCTGACCGGCTCCGCCGCCCCCCGCCCCGACACCGGCCCCCGCCGCCTGTGA
- a CDS encoding SRPBCC family protein, whose amino-acid sequence MFDAPARLVFSAFTRPDLLMRWYGARGWRLVECEVDLRVGGRWRFVSQGPGGERMVQSGVYREVDPPRRLVQTERFEQQSYPGQTLVRHDFTELAGRTTVTTTLRFATPEGRATALRYPMTRGVTESYTRLADLLATTSEGAS is encoded by the coding sequence ATGTTCGACGCCCCGGCGCGCCTGGTCTTCTCCGCCTTCACCCGCCCCGACCTGCTGATGCGGTGGTACGGCGCACGCGGCTGGCGGCTGGTCGAATGCGAGGTGGACCTGCGGGTGGGCGGGCGCTGGCGGTTCGTGTCGCAGGGGCCCGGCGGGGAGCGGATGGTCCAGAGTGGTGTCTACCGGGAAGTCGACCCGCCACGCCGGCTTGTGCAGACCGAGCGCTTCGAGCAGCAGTCCTACCCGGGACAGACCCTGGTCCGCCACGACTTCACCGAGCTGGCCGGGCGGACCACCGTCACCACCACGCTGCGGTTCGCCACGCCGGAGGGACGCGCCACCGCACTGCGGTACCCGATGACCCGCGGCGTCACCGAGAGCTACACCCGACTCGCCGACCTGCTGGCGACGACATCAGAGGGAGCATCATGA
- the dtd gene encoding D-aminoacyl-tRNA deacylase — protein MRAVVQTVGRASVTVDGEVVGAISDGLLVLLGVTHSDTAQTARTMARKVHELRILDDERSAAEVGAPILVVSQFTLYGDARKGRRPTWTAAAPAEVAEPLVEAVVAELRQRGAKVETGRFRAHMLVESVNVGPRTLLLDL, from the coding sequence ATGCGGGCGGTGGTGCAGACCGTGGGGCGGGCCAGTGTCACGGTCGACGGCGAAGTGGTCGGCGCGATCTCCGACGGGCTGCTGGTGCTGCTCGGGGTGACCCACAGCGACACCGCGCAGACCGCCCGGACGATGGCCCGCAAGGTGCACGAGCTGCGGATCCTGGACGACGAGCGATCGGCGGCCGAGGTGGGCGCACCGATCCTCGTCGTCAGCCAGTTCACCCTCTACGGCGACGCCCGCAAGGGACGCCGCCCCACCTGGACCGCGGCCGCCCCGGCCGAGGTGGCCGAACCGCTTGTCGAGGCGGTGGTCGCGGAGCTGCGTCAGCGCGGCGCGAAGGTCGAGACCGGCCGGTTCCGCGCCCATATGCTGGTGGAGAGCGTCAACGTCGGCCCGCGCACCCTTCTGCTCGACCTCTGA
- a CDS encoding sporulation protein, whose translation MVFKRLMQAMGVGGPSVETVLANPNCRPGGQLTGTIAVTGGDHTVDISYVALGLLTRVEVESGDNEYTTNQDFHQQRVTGAFQLAAGQRYDIPFRFDVPWETPLTELYGQHLHGMTMGLRTELEVARSVDSGDLDPIAVHPLPAQERLLEALLRLGFRFARADVERGHIYGVHQTLPFYQEIEFYPAPQYAGAMKQLEVTFVAGPRQLEVVLELDKRGGLFTEGRDVFGRFTVDHATVDQVDWAAQLDGWLRQSLSRRGLFG comes from the coding sequence GTGGTCTTCAAGCGGCTCATGCAGGCGATGGGGGTCGGTGGCCCGTCCGTGGAGACGGTGTTGGCGAACCCGAACTGCCGCCCGGGCGGGCAGTTGACGGGCACCATCGCGGTGACCGGCGGCGACCACACGGTGGACATCTCGTACGTGGCGCTCGGCCTGCTCACCCGGGTCGAGGTGGAGAGCGGCGACAACGAGTACACGACCAACCAGGATTTCCACCAGCAGCGGGTGACCGGGGCGTTCCAGCTGGCCGCCGGGCAGCGGTACGACATCCCGTTCCGCTTCGACGTGCCCTGGGAAACCCCGCTCACCGAGCTGTACGGGCAGCACCTGCACGGCATGACGATGGGACTGCGTACGGAGTTGGAGGTGGCCCGTTCGGTCGACTCCGGCGACCTGGACCCGATCGCGGTGCATCCGCTGCCGGCCCAGGAACGCCTGTTGGAGGCGCTGCTGCGGCTCGGCTTCCGGTTCGCCCGGGCGGACGTCGAGCGGGGGCACATCTACGGCGTGCACCAGACCCTGCCGTTCTATCAGGAGATCGAGTTCTATCCGGCACCGCAGTACGCCGGCGCGATGAAACAGCTGGAGGTCACCTTCGTCGCCGGCCCGCGGCAGCTGGAGGTGGTGTTGGAGCTGGACAAGCGCGGCGGCCTGTTCACCGAGGGCCGCGACGTCTTCGGCCGCTTCACCGTCGACCACGCGACGGTCGACCAGGTCGACTGGGCCGCCCAGCTCGACGGCTGGCTGCGCCAGTCCCTTAGCCGTCGCGGCCTGTTCGGCTGA
- a CDS encoding YciI family protein: protein MAQYAVLIYSPAPADPMELTPDYVALLERYPAQVAELGGQIVAGFALAPSTTATAVRGDIVTDGPFIEAKEVVAGFFVLEAPDLDVALKIAKLNPATIHGGVEVRPLFVPPAE from the coding sequence ATGGCCCAGTACGCAGTCCTGATCTACTCGCCGGCACCGGCCGACCCGATGGAACTCACCCCCGACTACGTGGCGCTGCTCGAACGTTACCCGGCTCAGGTGGCGGAGCTGGGTGGGCAGATCGTCGCCGGTTTCGCGTTGGCGCCGAGCACCACGGCCACGGCGGTACGCGGCGACATCGTCACCGACGGCCCGTTCATCGAGGCCAAGGAGGTCGTCGCCGGGTTCTTCGTCCTGGAGGCGCCCGACCTGGACGTCGCCCTGAAGATCGCCAAGCTCAACCCGGCCACCATTCACGGCGGGGTGGAGGTCCGGCCGCTGTTCGTGCCGCCCGCCGAGTGA
- a CDS encoding DUF6596 domain-containing protein, protein MAEAHRREWAFVLAATARVAGDLDLAEECVQEAYVAALGAWARDGVPDRPGAWLTATARRKALDALRRRQVLRAKLPLLVEPEAAELDLPDEVAVPDDRLRLVFTCCHPALARQAQVALTLRLVCGVGTGDIARAFLVTEPTMAARVTRAKKKIAAARIPYRVPEAAELPERLDAVLTVVHLLYTTGHTAPSGADLVRADLVDRALHLARMLLTLMPDEPEVRGLLALLLLTDARRATRTDERGRLLRIEDQDRSAWDRTAIDEGRRLVVEAFRTGRVGRYALQAAIASLHALAPSYQATDWPQIVALYDALARAWPSPVVALNRAVAVSMVHGPAGALAEVDTLAEDGQLAGYHYLSAIRADLLRRLDRHAEAAEAYRAALALVDNDAERDFLTARLATLPTP, encoded by the coding sequence GTGGCCGAGGCGCACCGGCGCGAGTGGGCCTTCGTACTCGCCGCCACGGCGCGCGTCGCCGGTGACCTCGACCTCGCCGAGGAGTGCGTCCAGGAGGCGTACGTCGCCGCGCTGGGGGCGTGGGCCCGGGACGGCGTACCGGACCGACCTGGGGCGTGGCTCACCGCGACCGCCCGACGCAAGGCCCTCGACGCGCTGCGCCGGCGGCAGGTGCTCCGCGCCAAGCTGCCGCTGCTGGTGGAGCCGGAGGCGGCCGAGCTGGACCTGCCCGACGAGGTCGCCGTACCCGACGACCGGCTGCGCCTGGTCTTCACCTGCTGCCATCCGGCACTCGCCCGCCAGGCCCAGGTGGCGCTCACCCTGCGCCTGGTCTGCGGGGTGGGCACCGGGGACATCGCCCGCGCCTTCCTGGTCACCGAGCCGACCATGGCGGCCCGGGTCACCCGGGCCAAGAAGAAGATTGCCGCAGCCCGGATCCCCTACCGGGTGCCGGAAGCCGCCGAGCTGCCCGAGCGGCTGGACGCGGTGCTCACCGTCGTACACCTGCTCTACACCACCGGGCACACCGCGCCCTCCGGGGCCGACCTGGTCCGCGCCGACCTGGTGGACCGGGCGCTGCACCTGGCCCGGATGCTGCTCACCCTGATGCCCGACGAGCCGGAGGTGCGCGGGCTGCTCGCCCTGCTGCTGCTCACCGACGCCCGCCGGGCCACCCGCACCGACGAGCGGGGCCGGCTGCTCCGGATCGAGGATCAGGACCGCTCCGCCTGGGACCGGACCGCCATCGACGAGGGCCGCCGTCTGGTGGTCGAGGCGTTCCGCACCGGGCGGGTCGGCCGGTACGCGCTCCAGGCCGCCATCGCCTCGCTGCACGCCCTGGCGCCCAGCTACCAGGCGACCGACTGGCCGCAGATCGTCGCGCTCTACGACGCGCTGGCCCGCGCCTGGCCGTCCCCGGTCGTGGCGTTGAACCGCGCGGTGGCGGTGTCGATGGTGCACGGGCCGGCCGGGGCGCTCGCCGAGGTCGACACGCTCGCCGAGGACGGGCAGCTGGCCGGTTACCACTACCTGTCGGCGATCCGCGCCGACCTGCTGCGCCGGCTGGACCGCCACGCGGAGGCCGCCGAGGCGTACCGCGCGGCCCTGGCCCTGGTCGACAACGATGCCGAGCGGGACTTCCTCACCGCCCGCCTCGCCACCCTGCCCACCCCGTGA
- the sigB gene encoding RNA polymerase sigma factor SigB, with amino-acid sequence MALQMIEHRTRAGVEVEPGVDTLTDLDATDERGVSTDLVRAYLNGIGRRKLLTAAEEVDLAKRIEAGLFAEEKLTTCTPVSAGLRADLELVAQEGRAAKDHLLEANLRLVVSIAKRYTGRGMAFLDLIQEGNLGLIRAVEKFDYTKGYKFSTYATWWIRQAITRAMADQARTIRIPVHMVEQVNRMVRARRELAVSLGREPTLTEVARALDVPEYQVIELISYDREPVSLDQAVGEDGESALGDFVAAVDPSALPGDAAAQGELRNEVSIVLATLSQREQAVIRLRFGLDDGRQRTLDEVGREFGLSRERIRQIEKVTLLKLRAPERAQRLEAYAC; translated from the coding sequence ATGGCCCTGCAGATGATCGAGCACCGCACGCGCGCCGGCGTCGAGGTTGAGCCCGGCGTCGACACCCTGACCGACCTGGACGCCACCGACGAACGCGGCGTCTCCACCGACCTGGTCCGGGCATACCTGAATGGAATCGGTCGGCGGAAGCTGCTGACCGCAGCCGAGGAGGTCGACCTCGCCAAGCGGATCGAGGCCGGCCTCTTCGCCGAGGAGAAGCTGACCACCTGCACCCCGGTCTCCGCCGGGCTCCGCGCCGACCTGGAACTGGTCGCGCAGGAAGGTCGGGCGGCCAAGGACCACCTGCTGGAGGCGAATCTCCGCCTGGTGGTCAGCATCGCTAAGCGGTACACCGGCCGCGGCATGGCCTTCCTCGACCTGATCCAGGAAGGCAACCTCGGCCTCATCCGCGCCGTCGAGAAATTCGACTACACCAAGGGCTACAAGTTCTCCACCTACGCCACCTGGTGGATCCGCCAGGCCATCACCCGCGCCATGGCCGACCAGGCCCGCACCATCCGCATCCCGGTGCACATGGTCGAGCAGGTCAACCGGATGGTCCGGGCCCGCCGCGAACTTGCGGTGTCGCTGGGCCGCGAGCCCACCCTCACCGAGGTGGCCCGCGCGCTCGACGTACCGGAGTACCAGGTGATCGAGCTGATCTCGTACGATCGCGAGCCGGTCAGCCTGGACCAGGCCGTCGGCGAGGACGGCGAGAGCGCCCTCGGTGACTTCGTCGCCGCCGTCGACCCGAGTGCCCTGCCCGGTGACGCCGCCGCCCAGGGCGAGCTGCGCAACGAGGTGAGCATCGTGCTGGCCACCCTGTCGCAGCGCGAGCAGGCGGTCATCCGGCTGCGGTTCGGGCTGGACGACGGCCGGCAGCGCACCCTGGACGAGGTCGGTCGCGAGTTCGGCCTGTCCCGGGAGCGGATCCGGCAGATCGAGAAGGTCACGCTGCTCAAGCTCCGGGCGCCGGAGCGGGCACAGCGGCTGGAGGCGTACGCCTGCTGA